One window from the genome of Verrucomicrobiota bacterium encodes:
- the plsY gene encoding glycerol-3-phosphate 1-O-acyltransferase PlsY, with translation MHLSLQIILACTAGYLLGSISFATIICKRRGIDIFKEGSCNPGATNVKRILGKTAGNTVFILDFLKGFIAALLPLLIAVQESRELLAIVAIISAITGHSFSIFLRFRGGKGVATTMGGFLALAPFVLLIGVFVWVVFYYTLRYVSLASILFGVSLPISAFFLKESPWVIGFCGLIAALLIVRHKSNIQRLMNGTENRFSRKPDQAN, from the coding sequence ATGCATTTATCACTGCAGATCATTCTGGCATGTACCGCAGGGTATTTGTTGGGATCGATTTCGTTTGCTACTATTATTTGTAAAAGGAGGGGCATTGATATCTTCAAGGAAGGCAGCTGCAATCCGGGTGCTACTAATGTGAAACGAATTCTGGGAAAAACCGCAGGTAACACGGTTTTTATTTTGGATTTTCTCAAAGGATTTATTGCTGCCTTGTTGCCACTTTTAATTGCTGTTCAAGAAAGCCGGGAACTGTTAGCGATTGTGGCCATTATCTCTGCAATCACCGGACACAGTTTTTCAATATTTCTTCGTTTTCGGGGGGGGAAGGGTGTCGCAACTACCATGGGAGGTTTCCTGGCGTTAGCACCCTTTGTATTGCTTATTGGTGTGTTTGTTTGGGTAGTGTTTTATTACACGCTTCGCTATGTATCTCTCGCCTCCATTCTGTTTGGAGTTAGCCTGCCGATATCCGCTTTTTTTCTAAAGGAATCACCGTGGGTTATTGGGTTTTGTGGTCTAATTGCCGCCTTGCTCATCGTTCGTCACAAGTCGAATATCCAACGCTTAATGAACGGCACTGAAAATCGATTTTCCAGAAAGCCTGATCAGGCAAATTAA
- a CDS encoding homoserine dehydrogenase, whose product MADKPIVNIGILGLGVVGQGVLKHLNRNRKLLESRLGVRLNISKIAVRNKQLKRGIKVDPLILTEDGFEVVNDPSIQIVCELIGGTKIAKELTLQALKNGKSVVTANKALLCEYGNQIIRAAKSSKGHLFFEASVAGGIPIIKSIREGLVANRFPQIRGILNGTCNYILTRMQAEGKSFGEILAEAKSLGYAEADESLDVDGIDAAHKAGILAYLAHGKWIPMKQMLIEGIREVTTGDMVVADAMGYRIKHLASIECDSKKNRLFVGAYPALVSKSHILGRVDDVYNAVCVSGDVVGTTVHIGRGAGEDATASAVIGDIADAVFANQGTKFMNLIDDQNDPLASSVEPLQIAKLEEVSSCFYLRLTVVDQPGVLSKLTAVMAKEKISIARVSQELDPEFGSKEKRGSATLILTTHECSESAIANAVRALKRMGPVLSKPFLLRIVEFKD is encoded by the coding sequence ATGGCGGATAAACCTATCGTAAATATTGGAATTCTTGGTCTCGGTGTTGTGGGCCAAGGCGTTCTCAAGCATTTAAATCGAAACCGAAAACTTCTGGAGTCTCGATTAGGTGTGAGACTCAATATTTCAAAAATAGCGGTACGTAATAAGCAGCTTAAGCGCGGAATCAAAGTTGATCCACTGATTTTAACTGAGGATGGATTTGAAGTGGTCAACGATCCTTCGATCCAAATTGTGTGTGAGTTAATTGGTGGCACTAAAATCGCCAAGGAGCTAACGCTTCAAGCACTCAAAAATGGCAAAAGTGTGGTTACGGCAAATAAGGCGCTTCTTTGTGAGTATGGAAATCAAATCATCCGCGCTGCCAAAAGCTCTAAAGGTCACTTATTTTTCGAAGCTAGTGTCGCTGGCGGAATACCGATAATTAAATCCATTCGTGAAGGATTGGTAGCCAATCGATTCCCTCAGATTCGAGGCATACTTAACGGGACGTGCAATTACATTCTCACTCGTATGCAAGCCGAAGGAAAATCCTTCGGTGAGATCCTCGCAGAAGCAAAATCTCTTGGGTATGCCGAAGCAGACGAAAGTCTTGATGTCGATGGAATCGATGCGGCGCACAAAGCAGGAATTCTAGCTTACCTTGCCCACGGAAAATGGATCCCGATGAAACAAATGCTAATCGAGGGAATACGTGAAGTAACTACAGGTGATATGGTCGTGGCGGATGCTATGGGTTATCGCATCAAGCATCTTGCTTCAATCGAATGTGATTCAAAGAAAAACCGATTATTTGTCGGGGCTTATCCTGCCTTGGTTTCCAAGTCTCATATCCTTGGCAGGGTTGATGATGTTTATAATGCAGTTTGCGTGAGTGGAGATGTTGTTGGGACGACAGTTCACATTGGTCGAGGAGCAGGTGAAGACGCAACCGCGAGTGCTGTGATTGGTGATATCGCAGATGCAGTATTTGCTAATCAAGGAACTAAATTCATGAATCTCATAGATGATCAGAACGACCCGCTGGCATCCAGTGTCGAGCCTTTGCAAATTGCTAAATTGGAAGAGGTCTCTTCTTGCTTTTATCTCCGGCTGACTGTGGTAGATCAACCTGGCGTTCTATCGAAATTGACAGCTGTAATGGCTAAAGAAAAAATAAGTATTGCACGTGTCTCTCAGGAACTGGATCCAGAATTCGGATCAAAAGAAAAGAGGGGGTCTGCGACCTTAATACTTACAACTCACGAATGTTCTGAATCCGCCATCGCGAATGCGGTTCGGGCTCTCAAGCGAATGGGACCTGTACTATCTAAACCCTTTCTGTTGAGAATAGTAGAATTCAAAGACTAA